Genomic segment of Prochlorothrix hollandica PCC 9006 = CALU 1027:
GCGGGGATTCTCCGGCTAGGCGAATAGTCCAAGCTGTTCGCTGTACGGCTGGCTAGACAAAGCAGTCGGATTGCCAGACATCCTGGTCTTACGCCCGTTCTTTGTCCATTTAGAGTCTTGGGTTAGCCCCAACCCAGACTTTAATCCTGAACCGACTGCTGCAAGGGCACGACTGACACATCGGCCAACCATTCCCGTTCAGCCGTCTTTTTGGCCTGAGTAATCACCAGCTTTTGCAGTTCAGCATTGCTAGGCCATTTCTCGCCCTGCGGCACTGACCGCACAATCGCCAGCGCGTCGTTGTACACAGCTCGACANNNNNNNNNNNNNNNNNNNNNNNNNNNNNNNNNNNNNNNNNNNNNNNNNNNNNNNNNNNNNNNNNNNNNNNNNNNNNNNNNNNNNNNNNNNNNNNNNNNNCAAGGCGCAGCCTAGTCTTTTCGCGACGCTTAGACCCTTTAACTTGGCGGGCTAGCTTGCGCTGAAACCGTCGCGTCTTGCGGTCTAACCGATTATATCCAGGGGATTCTACCCGATCACCTGTGCTGAGAAAGGCAAAGGTTTTGATGCCTAGATCTACCCCAATTGAGGGCCGTAGTGGCTCAATGTTGATGGGACTAATCTCCACTACAAAGCTGGCATGGTATTGTCCAGTCGTGTTACGGATAATGGTCACAGAGCTAGGTTCAGAGGGCAGTGGCCTTGACCACTTCACCTTGAAGCGGCCTAACTTGGCTAGTTCAAGCTTATTGCCCTTGAGGGAGAATCCCGTCCGAACAAATCGTGCCGACTGTTGGTTCAGCTTCTTTTTGAACCGAGGGAAGCCCACCTTTGACCCTTTTCGTTTACCGCTACGGCTCTCAAAAAAGTTCTTGAAGGCAGCACCTAAATTCTGAACCGACTGCTGCAAGGGCACGACTGACACATCGGCCAACCATTCCCGTTCAGCCGTCTTTTTGCCCTGAGTGATCACCAGCTTTTGCAGTTCAGCATTGCTGGGCCATTTCTCGCCCTGCGGCACTGACCGCACAATCGCCAGGGCATCGTTGTACACAACTCGGCAACACCCAAAAAGCTGATTCAGCCCTTTGACCTGTTGCGGTGTCGGATAAATTCGATACTGGTATCGTACTTTCATGCTAACCATGATAGCATAGATGGATATACGATGGGTAGGCGTAATGGCGAAAGAACGGCTCAGTTTAAGGGTGTCCGGCGCTAGGTTGGCAAAGCTTAGGCGGATTGCGGAACAGAGAGAGAAGACGATGACCCAGCTTGTGGAAGACTGGATAGATCGGTTGCAGGAAGAAAAGCCGTCCTAGAAGGACGGGGCTTTAGACCCAGATTTTCGGTAAATGGGTACCATAGTAGCAGATTGCCTTAGGGGCGGGCTTACCGCTTACAGCGGGGTAATTATTCAGGGATCCACAGGAGAATGAGGGTTTCAGGCTCTAGTCAACAGACCTTAGGCAATTGGAGAGGGTCCATCTTACTGGGGTGGGTTCACCGATTTGGGTAGGGGCAATCCCCCCGTGGCTGCCCCGGTTGTGGGTCCCGAAGAGGGTCGGTACGGGGGCGAGAACCCTACCCGAAGTCAATTGTTCCAAGGTAAAATGCACCCCGTTGATCCGGCTCTGACCGGCGATCGTGGGGCTGAAACCCTACTCACTTTTCCCCTGAATAGTGACTACAGCGGGACAAGATCAACGGAACAGGGCGATCCACTCCCCACGGTTCCGGCTTAAGTGGATAGCCTGAGAACATTCGGCAGTGATTGCCCTGGAAGTTTTCGGCCAGGGAGCTTGACGATGCCAGGGCTAGGCAGACGGTTCTAGGGCTAGGCATTTAAGGCGGAGCCACTTATGTTGTAGACAGTGGGTTGTACACAGTGGTTTAGTTCGCCATGGGTAATGCAACGATGCAGGAGTTAGACAGCACTGTCGTTGGTCAGAGAGAAGACTTAAGGACAGAGGGATTACAGCAGCCCAACGGGGGGGGAACAGGGGCTACCCCGGTCTGCGATCCTGGCTGGGTCGATCCGGTTCAGCCGACGGGGAACGCCCTGGCTCGTCGATCCCGGTCCTGGGGGTTGGCCCTGGCCTTAGCCCTGGTGACCCTGGGGGGGGGACCCTTGCCCCAGGTCTGGGGGGCCGATCGCCTCACCGCCATCCTAGGACCCCTGCATTTGAGCCTCAATGTGGCGGATCTGGAACACTATGCCGCCACGGGGGAAATTACCCCTGAGTTAAATTCCTACGCCCGCATCGCCACCCCCGCCCAACTGGTGGCCCTGCGGGATATCCTGCGGCGACCGGTGGATCTCAGCCCCACGGTGGTGTCCTATTTGGCCTATAGCCCCACGGGGGAAGTGATCCTAGAGCGGGTCGGGCAGGTCTTAAAAACCGGATCGGGGCAAAACGGAGCCATTGCCCTGCGGGCTGCGGTGGTCAATGGGGCGCTGTCCCCCGACGGCTTAACCCTGGTGAGTGTGCTGCGGCAGTTTCCCACCCCAGAACTGCGCATGGATCTGCGGGCAGCGGTGGCCATGGTGCAGGAAGCCATTCACCTGTTTTTCCAGGAGCGGGAAGCCCTCGTGCAGGTGGTGGCCACCACAGCCCAAGAGGAAGCCCTGGGCAATACCACGGCGTTTGGCACCTTGCCCGATCTGCGCCAAGGGGGGGTGTTTACCTGGGATCGGTATACCTTCGAGTGGCGTGACGATCGCCGCCAACGGGACATCCCCACGGATCTTTATGTGCCCCAGCGATCGCAGCCGGCCCCCATCGTCATCATTTCCCATGGGGTGGGCAATAACCGCACGTCGTTTCAGTATTTGGCGGAGCATTTAGTCTCCCATGGCTTTACGGTGGTGGTGCCGGAGCATGTGGGCAGCAACGAAGCCCTAGTGCGCAATATTTTCCAAGGGTTGGCCCAAGCGGAACCCCGGGAAGCCCTAGATCGGCTAGAGGATGTCCATGTCGTGCTCGATCGCCTGGGCACCATGGACCGTTTCGATCGCCGCTGGCGGGGCCGCTTTGACTTGGATCAGGTGGGGGTCATCGGTCAATCCTTTGGGGGCTACACTGCCCTAGCTCTGGGGGGAGCCGCCATCAGTTTTCCAGCCTTGGGCAACTACTGCCAAGACCCCAGTCGCCTGTCCCGATCCCTCAACCTCTCGTTGCTGCTCCAGTGTCGCCTCCTGGAACTGTTGCCAGGGATCCAACTGCCCTCCCAACAGATCCGCAACCCCAATCCTGATTCAACCCTGCCCCAGCCTCCCCTGATTTATGGCAACCCCAAGGAACCCCAGCAGTGGAGCCTCGACTTCCGGGATGACCGCATTAAAGCGATTATTGCCATTAACCCCTTCAGCAGTTTGATTTTCGGTCAAGAGGGAATGGCGCGGCTCAAAATCCCGACGATGATCATGGCCAGTGGTCGGGATGTGGTGGTGCCGCCGGGACCGGAGCAGTTGTATCCCTTTACGGCCTTGACCCAGGACGATCGTTACCTGGTCTTGTTGGAGCAAGGCACCCATTTCTCCACCATGGAGGAACCACCCCCCAATCAAGCCGTGTTTGCCCTGCCCCCCAACCTCCTGGGACCCGATCCCACCATTGCCCAAACCTACACCAAAGCCCTAGGCTTGGCTTTCATGACCACCTATCTCACGGAGTCCACTGCCCAACAGCCCTATCTGAACGCGGCCTATGGCCAATACCTGAGCCAGACCGCCATGCCCTTGAGGCTGGTGCAACGTCTCGATCGCCAACGGTTAGATCAAGCGTTGCTGGCGGCGGAAGCGGAGGCCAACACCCCCCCTGCCAAGGCCGATCGCCCTCGCCCTAGACGGAAGTGGCCCATCGATCGGGACTAACCCCCCCATTCACCCCGTTTTTCCCCCCTGCCCCCGATTTTGATGCCCATGACTTCAACCCTAACCCCCAACTCCCTCCAGTCGTCCCAGCCCTGGTTATCCCAGCCCCCGGCCCAGCAGTACACCCTGGCCGGGACGGTGGAACGATCGGGCATCGGTCTCCACAGTGGCCAAAGCACCCAGGTTTATCTCCAGCCCGCCCCCCCTGACCAGGGCCGTCGGGTTGTGCGGGTGGACTTGCCCGGTGCCCCCAGCCTCGCCGCTGATCTGGAGTGCGTTAACCCCACCCTCTTGTCTACGGAGTTGGTGCAGGGGGAGGCAGCGGTGCGAACCGTGGAGCATTTGCTGGCCACCTTGGTGGGATTGGGGGTGGCCAATGTGACCATTGAGGTGGATGGGGGGGAAATTCCCCTGCTGGATGGGTCGGCCCAGGACTGGGTGATGGCGATCGCCGCCGTGGGCCTCGTGGCCCAGGGGGAACCCCTCAGGGATCCGGGTTACACCCTGCTGGAACCCCTCTGGGTGCGGGACGGGGATGCCTTTGTGGCCGGATTTCCCGCCGCTGAAACCCGCTTTAGCTATGGCATTGACTTCCCAGACTTACCCGCCATCGGCAACCAGTGGCACAGTTGGGTCTGGACCCCCGCCACCTTCAGCCAAGACATCGCCCCCGCCCGCACCTTTGGCTTTGCGGAACAGGTGGACTATCTGC
This window contains:
- a CDS encoding alpha/beta hydrolase yields the protein MGNATMQELDSTVVGQREDLRTEGLQQPNGGGTGATPVCDPGWVDPVQPTGNALARRSRSWGLALALALVTLGGGPLPQVWGADRLTAILGPLHLSLNVADLEHYAATGEITPELNSYARIATPAQLVALRDILRRPVDLSPTVVSYLAYSPTGEVILERVGQVLKTGSGQNGAIALRAAVVNGALSPDGLTLVSVLRQFPTPELRMDLRAAVAMVQEAIHLFFQEREALVQVVATTAQEEALGNTTAFGTLPDLRQGGVFTWDRYTFEWRDDRRQRDIPTDLYVPQRSQPAPIVIISHGVGNNRTSFQYLAEHLVSHGFTVVVPEHVGSNEALVRNIFQGLAQAEPREALDRLEDVHVVLDRLGTMDRFDRRWRGRFDLDQVGVIGQSFGGYTALALGGAAISFPALGNYCQDPSRLSRSLNLSLLLQCRLLELLPGIQLPSQQIRNPNPDSTLPQPPLIYGNPKEPQQWSLDFRDDRIKAIIAINPFSSLIFGQEGMARLKIPTMIMASGRDVVVPPGPEQLYPFTALTQDDRYLVLLEQGTHFSTMEEPPPNQAVFALPPNLLGPDPTIAQTYTKALGLAFMTTYLTESTAQQPYLNAAYGQYLSQTAMPLRLVQRLDRQRLDQALLAAEAEANTPPAKADRPRPRRKWPIDRD
- the lpxC gene encoding UDP-3-O-acyl-N-acetylglucosamine deacetylase produces the protein MTSTLTPNSLQSSQPWLSQPPAQQYTLAGTVERSGIGLHSGQSTQVYLQPAPPDQGRRVVRVDLPGAPSLAADLECVNPTLLSTELVQGEAAVRTVEHLLATLVGLGVANVTIEVDGGEIPLLDGSAQDWVMAIAAVGLVAQGEPLRDPGYTLLEPLWVRDGDAFVAGFPAAETRFSYGIDFPDLPAIGNQWHSWVWTPATFSQDIAPARTFGFAEQVDYLRSQGLILGGSLDNALVCSREGWINPPLRFDNEPVRHKLLDLLGDLSLLGTLPQAHILAYKASHRLHLQFAQALRQRQTHDRLIP
- a CDS encoding RNA-guided endonuclease InsQ/TnpB family protein, which produces MKVRYQYRIYPTPQQVKGLNQLFGCCRVVYNDALAIVRSVPQGEKWPSNAELQKLVITQGKKTAEREWLADVSVVPLQQSVQNLGAAFKNFFESRSGKRKGSKVGFPRFKKKLNQQSARFVRTGFSLKGNKLELAKLGRFKVKWSRPLPSEPSSVTIIRNTTGQYHASFVVEISPINIEPLRPSIGVDLGIKTFAFLSTGDRVESPGYNRLDRKTRRFQRKLARQVKGSKRREKTRLRL